One Leptidea sinapis chromosome 32, ilLepSina1.1, whole genome shotgun sequence genomic region harbors:
- the LOC126974357 gene encoding peroxisomal membrane protein 11C-like: MSSMIEDICELLDSYNGRDKVVRLACYTLKLYGCLKEEKSWQAAGSRLSNARLMLRLFDDIPMIRHSYNYGLGKHESSKIAAVLGVLANIVDQVFLPVEKVCWLHEVGVIKLSQATADRLEVVSTALWAAGLYLSLIQTIRSMRHLWWSRDCLQCSEDGGEARRNVDLRLSLQTVTSLKLVLDITHAVSCLPAGCLWGEKIGSTKVAAIATTSSLIGIALYFAKKRLLK; this comes from the exons ATGTCTTCTATGATAGAAGATATATGCGAACTTTTGGATAGTTACAACGGTCGAGATAAG GTGGTCCGTCTCGCATGCTACACACTTAAACTCTATGGGTGTTTGAAAGAAGAGAAATCATGGCAGGCAGCTGGCTCCCGCCTCTCTAACGCCAGGCTGATGCTGAGACTGTTTGATGATATACCGATGATTAGACATTCCTACAATTATGGACTCGGTAAACAT GAGTCATCAAAAATAGCAGCAGTTCTGGGCGTGCTGGCAAATATAGTGGACCAGGTGTTCCTGCCAGTGGAGAAGGTGTGCTGGCTGCATGAGGTGGGCGTCATCAAACTATCGCAGGCAACCGCCGACCGCCTGGAGGTGGTCAGTACAGCGTTGTGGGCTGCCGGCCTTTACTTATCTCTGATACA AACAATCCGCTCAATGCGTCATCTGTGGTGGAGCAGGGACTGCCTTCAATGCTCTGAAGACGGAGGCGAAGCCCGACGTAACGTAGACCTGCGCCTGTCGCTGCAGACTGTCACCTCTCTTAAGTTGGTGCTGGACATCACCCACGCAGTCAGCTGCCTGCCCGCTGGCTGCCTCTGGGGCGAGAAGATAGGGTCTACCAAAGTAGCAGCCATCGCGACGACCTCATCGCTCATCGGTATCGCACTGTATTTCGCGAAGAAACGattgctaaaataa
- the LOC126974359 gene encoding peroxisomal membrane protein 11C-like has protein sequence MEVVNEFCDLLQSHANRDKVVALTSYTLKLWGATSSSQTVMTASARLAGARATLRLFDDAAALKILYNYGLGKHEGPVWGALGVTNSAFTLAYLQAEKLVWLLDTGVLKLSDDIAFNVRTAHKLFWSLSAFLGLIRSIRTLHMAAVNLKSNRTKCAPARFTQAALTSTKFLLDVVHAVSWLPPGWLWGSAMKTSHAASVAAASGVLALVMHYHGRRLLPR, from the exons ATGGAGGTCGTCAATGAATTTTGCGATTTGTTACAATCACACGCGAACAGAGATAAA gTGGTCGCGCTGACAAGTTATACTCTAAAGCTATGGGGCGCCACATCCAGCAGCCAGACCGTGATGACCGCGAGCGCTCGGCTCGCTGGCGCCAGGGCCACTCTCCGCTTGTTCGACGACGCAGCCGCGCTCAAGATACTCTACAATTACGGACTTGGAAAACAC GAAGGTCCAGTTTGGGGAGCCCTCGGCGTTACAAACAGCGCTTTCACCCTGGCGTATCTGCAGGCTGAGAAGTTGGTCTGGCTGTTAGATACTGGCGTGCTGAAGCTGAGCGATGACATAGCGTTCAACGTGAGGACGGCTCACAAACTGTTCTGGTCGTTGTCTGCATTCTTAGGACTTATCAG ATCGATCCGCACACTACACATGGCGGCCGTAAACCTAAAATCTAATCGAACAAAATGTGCTCCAGCGCGGTTTACACAGGCTGCCCTCACCAGCACCAAGTTCCTGCTAGACGTGGTGCACGCGGTGAGCTGGCTGCCCCCGGGGTGGTTGTGGGGTAGTGCCATGAAGACCTCCCACGCTGCCAGCGTCGCTGCGGCCTCAGGAGTTTTAGCTCTTGTAATGCATTATCACGGCAGAAGACTGCTTCCTCGATAA